A genomic region of Pseudomonas sp. MPC6 contains the following coding sequences:
- a CDS encoding methyl-accepting chemotaxis protein, with the protein MTQDGSLAAAVPAAVLLPKKQWLTPTLQSIALMLLLCGMALGGGSLYLGLPLAVLIIWLPRLRSRPITQPPADNADALGELTRDLSYTTSHNALSAAGVAYSVKQLADRLQSQLGAAARIVSNAEVMIATEQATSTLSHQALSAASEAHRSSATGRTELIESIARMHQLSQRASNSRELIEALSLRSDEIQRVTLVIQSIASQTNLLALNAAIEAARAGEHGRGFAVVADEVRGLAARTAIATGEVGEMVADIQQRTAQVVEQIRQLSSDLDTGVEQVEHTGKHLDNIARLAAGVESQVGDIAKGAQTNREQLDSLFHAIEQMRSDLAVSDQQTRRLAQAAVQMEGQAETISERLAEVGLDDYHQRIYDLAREGASRIAARFEADIDEGRVSLDDLFDRNYQTIPNTSPAKYQTRFDRYTDQVLPAIQESLLPRHEGLVFAIACTQQGYVPTHNKAFSQPLTGDAQVDSLNNRTKRKFADRTGLRCGSHQQAVLLQTYTRDTGELMHDLSVPIMLKGRHWGGLRLGYQPEKPR; encoded by the coding sequence ATGACGCAAGACGGGTCTCTGGCCGCGGCAGTGCCCGCAGCCGTACTTCTGCCGAAAAAACAGTGGCTCACGCCGACCCTGCAAAGCATCGCCCTGATGCTCCTGTTGTGTGGCATGGCGCTGGGTGGCGGCTCGCTTTATCTTGGCCTGCCATTGGCCGTGCTGATTATCTGGCTGCCGCGCCTGCGCTCGCGACCCATCACCCAACCTCCTGCCGACAACGCCGACGCCCTTGGCGAGTTGACTCGCGATCTTTCCTACACCACCAGTCATAACGCACTGTCGGCCGCCGGCGTCGCCTATTCGGTCAAGCAACTGGCCGACAGGCTGCAATCGCAACTCGGTGCCGCCGCGCGGATCGTCAGCAATGCCGAAGTGATGATCGCCACCGAACAAGCCACTTCGACCCTCAGCCACCAAGCCCTGAGTGCGGCCAGCGAGGCTCACCGCAGCAGCGCGACAGGGCGCACGGAGCTGATCGAGTCCATTGCCCGCATGCATCAGCTCAGCCAGCGCGCCAGTAACAGCCGGGAGCTGATCGAAGCCCTGAGCCTGCGCAGCGACGAGATCCAGCGGGTGACCCTGGTGATCCAGTCGATCGCCAGTCAGACCAATCTGCTGGCACTCAACGCGGCAATCGAGGCGGCCCGTGCCGGGGAGCACGGTCGCGGTTTTGCGGTGGTGGCCGATGAGGTTCGCGGGCTGGCCGCGCGCACGGCGATCGCCACTGGCGAAGTCGGGGAGATGGTCGCCGATATCCAGCAGCGCACTGCGCAAGTGGTGGAGCAGATCCGCCAGCTGTCCAGTGACCTCGACACCGGCGTCGAACAGGTCGAGCACACCGGCAAGCATCTGGACAACATCGCGCGTCTGGCGGCAGGCGTCGAAAGCCAGGTGGGGGACATCGCCAAGGGTGCGCAGACCAACCGCGAGCAACTCGACAGCCTGTTCCACGCCATCGAACAGATGCGCAGCGATCTGGCGGTCAGCGACCAACAGACCCGCCGCCTGGCCCAGGCGGCCGTGCAAATGGAGGGTCAGGCCGAAACCATCAGCGAGCGTCTGGCCGAAGTCGGGCTGGATGACTATCACCAGCGCATTTATGACCTGGCCCGCGAAGGCGCGAGCCGGATTGCGGCGCGTTTCGAAGCGGATATCGACGAAGGCCGAGTCAGCCTCGACGACCTGTTCGATCGCAATTACCAGACGATCCCCAACACCAGCCCGGCCAAATACCAGACCCGTTTCGATCGCTACACCGATCAGGTCCTGCCGGCGATCCAGGAATCGTTGCTGCCGCGCCATGAAGGCCTGGTGTTCGCCATTGCCTGCACCCAGCAAGGCTATGTGCCGACCCATAACAAGGCCTTCAGCCAGCCATTGACCGGCGACGCGCAGGTCGACAGCCTGAACAACCGCACCAAACGCAAGTTCGCCGACCGCACCGGGCTGCGCTGTGGCAGCCATCAACAGGCCGTGCTGCTGCAAACCTATACCCGCGACACCGGTGAGCTGATGCACGATCTCTCGGTGCCGATCATGCTCAAGGGCCGGCACTGGGGTGGACTGCGCCTGGGCTACCAGCCGGAAAAGCCGCGCTGA